A portion of the Micromonospora vinacea genome contains these proteins:
- a CDS encoding PepSY domain-containing protein: MKRTNLLLATVGGSAVLAVAGVALGVNAANDSRTGGTALAAATVAPTATDAPDGSATSTAPGGSATSTAPGGSATSTAPGGSGTPSAGTPSGTPSAGTSPAGSAVDEKRAGEIALAKAGGGQIVEVEAEQENGRPVWSVEIVAGDTEHEVDVDRDNGSVVKAEQEPVDDDDNDDNDADDKDDDDND, from the coding sequence ATGAAGCGCACCAATCTGCTTCTGGCGACGGTCGGCGGTTCGGCGGTGCTGGCGGTGGCCGGGGTCGCGCTGGGCGTCAACGCCGCGAACGACTCGCGGACCGGCGGCACGGCACTCGCCGCGGCGACCGTCGCCCCGACGGCCACGGACGCGCCGGACGGCAGCGCCACCAGCACCGCGCCGGGCGGCAGCGCCACCAGCACCGCGCCGGGCGGCAGCGCCACCAGCACCGCGCCGGGCGGCAGCGGCACGCCGTCGGCAGGCACCCCATCGGGTACGCCGTCGGCGGGCACCTCGCCAGCGGGCAGCGCGGTCGACGAGAAGCGCGCCGGTGAGATCGCGCTCGCCAAGGCCGGTGGTGGTCAGATCGTCGAGGTCGAAGCCGAGCAGGAAAACGGCCGACCGGTGTGGAGCGTCGAGATCGTCGCGGGCGACACCGAGCACGAGGTGGACGTCGACCGGGACAACGGCTCCGTGGTCAAGGCCGAGCAGGAGCCGGTCGACGACGATGACAACGACGACAACGATGCCGACGACAAGGACGACGACGACAACGACTGA
- a CDS encoding GNAT family N-acetyltransferase: MTTTAEAEAFRTLNEEWISHFFTIEESDRKTLNDPFTAIVGPGGDVLIVRDGEEIIGCVALVRSSDDVFELSKMTVLPTVRGRGIGRQLIEAAIARARELGATTLFLGSNTRLANAVHLYETTGFQHVSPDQIPLPPYARADVFMKMAL, encoded by the coding sequence ATGACGACCACTGCGGAGGCCGAGGCCTTCCGGACGCTGAACGAAGAATGGATCTCCCACTTCTTCACCATTGAGGAGTCGGACCGCAAGACGCTCAACGACCCGTTCACCGCCATCGTCGGCCCGGGTGGCGACGTGCTGATCGTCCGCGACGGTGAGGAGATCATCGGCTGTGTCGCCCTGGTCCGCAGCTCGGACGACGTCTTCGAACTGTCGAAGATGACGGTGCTCCCGACGGTGCGCGGCCGGGGCATCGGCCGCCAGCTCATCGAGGCGGCGATCGCGCGCGCCCGCGAGCTCGGCGCGACCACCCTGTTCCTGGGCAGCAACACCAGGCTCGCGAACGCGGTGCACCTCTACGAGACCACCGGTTTCCAGCACGTGAGTCCGGATCAGATCCCGCTGCCGCCGTACGCCCGCGCCGACGTCTTCATGAAGATGGCGCTCTGA
- a CDS encoding LysR substrate-binding domain-containing protein — protein sequence MDVMVSVLGFMVGFSGHRYSNVQYLVRGHPYPRDMEPELRHLRYFVAVAEELHFGRAAVRLRMAQPPLSQQIRQLEAMIGTPLFVRTSRSVALTPAGEAYLDRCRRVLATVADDVHEAGRIGRGEQGRFDIGFVSSAIQLGLAGPIRRFRERHPAVHLRLHEAYTAHIVDRLLNGEVDLGVVRDADDRDDLVGTTFATESFVAVLPADHPHAGDLAIDAAVLRDDPFVFFPRVAGERAYQRNLRPCLEAGYTPNIVQDATSWATVAHLVAAGLGVTIAPASISAVVPASVGVLPLTGTEATTEVQILRRRQDDRITSTGFEAAGPAS from the coding sequence ATGGACGTGATGGTCAGCGTGCTCGGCTTCATGGTTGGATTCTCCGGCCACCGCTATTCGAACGTCCAGTATCTTGTTCGGGGCCATCCGTATCCTAGAGATATGGAACCCGAGTTGCGCCACCTGCGCTACTTCGTCGCGGTCGCCGAGGAGCTCCATTTCGGCCGGGCCGCGGTGCGGCTGCGGATGGCCCAGCCGCCGCTGTCACAGCAGATCCGCCAGCTCGAGGCGATGATCGGCACGCCGCTGTTCGTTCGTACCTCCCGGTCGGTGGCGCTGACGCCCGCGGGCGAGGCGTATCTGGACCGGTGCCGGCGGGTGCTGGCCACCGTGGCCGACGACGTGCACGAGGCGGGTCGGATCGGGCGCGGGGAGCAGGGGCGCTTCGACATCGGTTTCGTCAGTTCGGCGATTCAACTCGGGCTGGCTGGGCCGATCCGTCGATTCCGCGAGCGCCATCCGGCCGTCCACCTACGCCTGCACGAGGCGTACACGGCGCACATCGTCGACCGGTTGTTGAACGGCGAGGTCGATCTCGGCGTGGTTCGGGACGCGGACGACCGCGACGACCTGGTCGGCACCACGTTCGCCACCGAGTCCTTCGTCGCCGTCCTGCCGGCCGATCATCCGCACGCCGGAGACCTCGCGATCGACGCCGCGGTGCTGCGCGACGACCCGTTCGTCTTCTTCCCCCGGGTGGCCGGCGAGCGGGCCTACCAGCGCAATCTTCGGCCGTGCCTGGAAGCCGGCTACACACCGAACATCGTCCAGGACGCCACCAGTTGGGCCACAGTGGCGCATCTGGTCGCGGCCGGACTCGGGGTGACGATCGCCCCGGCGAGCATCTCCGCCGTGGTGCCCGCTTCGGTGGGAGTGCTGCCGTTGACCGGCACCGAGGCCACCACCGAGGTGCAGATCCTGCGCCGCCGACAGGACGACCGGATCACCTCGACGGGCTTCGAGGCCGCGGGGCCGGCTTCCTGA
- a CDS encoding DUF5872 domain-containing protein — MARYTKPELREQIKEEVKASDKGGRPGQWSARKSQLVTQEYKKRGGGFLGEKDERQKSLQRWGNEKWQTKEGDTRARKGGTTSRYLPKKAWEEMSENQKRATDTKKREASRSGKQYVANTGPAKRARRDATTAGRMSEMSVAEAAKLVRGLDTRQLKTALRNERASKDRKTLVQRLEAELNRRG; from the coding sequence ATGGCGCGGTACACGAAACCCGAGCTCAGAGAGCAGATCAAGGAAGAGGTCAAGGCCTCCGACAAGGGCGGCCGACCGGGACAGTGGTCGGCACGCAAGTCGCAGCTGGTCACTCAGGAGTACAAGAAGCGCGGCGGCGGATTCCTGGGCGAAAAGGACGAGCGGCAGAAGTCTCTCCAGCGCTGGGGCAACGAGAAATGGCAGACGAAAGAGGGTGACACCCGGGCGCGCAAGGGCGGCACGACGAGTCGCTACCTGCCCAAGAAGGCCTGGGAGGAGATGTCGGAGAACCAGAAGCGCGCGACCGACACGAAGAAGCGCGAAGCGTCCCGATCCGGCAAGCAGTACGTCGCCAACACCGGGCCGGCCAAACGCGCGCGTCGGGACGCCACCACCGCCGGACGGATGTCGGAGATGTCGGTCGCGGAGGCGGCCAAGCTGGTCCGTGGCCTCGACACGCGACAGCTCAAGACCGCGTTGCGTAACGAGCGCGCCAGCAAGGACCGCAAGACGCTCGTCCAGCGGCTGGAAGCCGAACTCAACCGGCGCGGCTAA
- a CDS encoding sensor histidine kinase yields the protein MRARLALLVAAVSVLTLIAFLVPLALLVRTVAEDRATVRATADAQSLVPVVGTADAATIRLTVEQLAAESGRPVSVFLPDGTVLGAQTPRTPAVALAARGQSLTGESAAGREVVIAVQGRADGTGVIRIAVPQRELTAGVTRAWLVLALLGVILVLIGLLVADRLARTLVRPISDLSAVSHRLANAELDARVTPAGPPELREVAGALNHLATRIQVLLVQEREQVADLSHQLRTPLTALRLEAESLRDPDDAARITAAADGLERAVTGLIRQARWRHAPAQPAVSDAAAIVADRVAFWSVLAEDTGRAVTLDLTPGPLPVGVAADNLTAAVDALLGNVFAHTPDGTPFAVRLAREVGEVVLTVADEGPGMTAGAIRRGASAAGSTGLGLDIARRAAQAAGGRLELRAGPGGGAQVLLRLGPPASPPDA from the coding sequence GTGAGGGCGCGTCTCGCGCTGCTGGTCGCCGCGGTCAGCGTCCTCACCCTCATCGCGTTCCTGGTGCCGTTGGCGCTGCTGGTCCGCACCGTCGCCGAGGACCGGGCCACCGTCCGGGCCACCGCCGACGCGCAGAGCCTGGTGCCGGTGGTCGGCACCGCCGACGCAGCGACCATCCGGCTCACCGTCGAGCAACTCGCCGCAGAGTCCGGGCGGCCGGTGAGCGTCTTCCTACCGGACGGCACGGTGCTCGGCGCCCAGACACCGCGTACGCCCGCGGTTGCCCTCGCCGCGCGCGGACAGAGCCTCACCGGGGAGTCGGCGGCCGGCCGGGAGGTGGTCATCGCCGTGCAGGGTCGGGCGGACGGCACCGGGGTGATCCGGATCGCGGTGCCGCAGCGCGAGCTGACCGCCGGGGTCACCCGTGCCTGGCTGGTACTGGCCCTGCTCGGCGTGATCCTCGTGCTGATCGGGCTGCTGGTTGCCGACCGGCTGGCGCGCACCCTGGTCCGGCCCATCAGCGACCTCTCGGCCGTCTCACACCGGCTGGCCAACGCCGAGTTGGACGCCCGGGTCACGCCGGCCGGCCCACCCGAACTGCGGGAGGTGGCCGGCGCGCTCAACCATCTCGCCACCCGGATCCAGGTGCTCCTGGTGCAGGAGCGCGAACAGGTCGCCGACCTGTCGCACCAGCTGCGTACGCCGCTGACGGCGTTGCGGCTGGAGGCGGAGTCGTTGCGGGACCCGGACGACGCCGCCCGGATCACCGCCGCCGCCGACGGGCTCGAACGCGCGGTCACCGGGCTGATCCGCCAGGCCCGGTGGCGGCACGCACCGGCACAGCCGGCCGTCTCGGACGCGGCGGCGATCGTCGCCGACCGGGTCGCGTTCTGGTCGGTGCTGGCCGAGGACACCGGCCGGGCCGTCACCCTCGATCTGACACCCGGCCCCCTTCCCGTCGGCGTGGCCGCCGACAACCTGACGGCGGCGGTGGACGCCCTGCTCGGCAACGTCTTCGCGCACACCCCCGACGGGACGCCGTTCGCCGTCCGGCTGGCCAGGGAGGTGGGCGAGGTGGTCCTGACTGTCGCCGACGAGGGCCCGGGCATGACCGCCGGGGCGATCCGGCGGGGCGCCAGCGCGGCCGGGTCCACCGGTCTCGGCCTGGACATCGCCCGCCGTGCCGCGCAGGCCGCCGGGGGTCGACTGGAGTTGCGGGCCGGCCCGGGCGGCGGCGCGCAGGTGCTGCTCCGGCTCGGGCCTCCGGCGTCACCGCCGGATGCATAG
- a CDS encoding response regulator transcription factor, producing MPRLLLIEDDLTIRTPLIRALRERGHAVAAASTAMAGLRDALDDRPDLVVLDLGLPDLDGRELLRMLRAVSAVPVIVATARDDETEIVRVLDAGADDYVVKPFTAAQLDARVRAVLRRGPSGADGQDLTLVVGGLRVDPRARQVTLDGAAVELTPREFDLLHHLAGRPGQVVTKRELLTEVWQIPYGGADKTVDVHLSWLRRKLGENAQQPRYLHTVRGVGVRLEAPAAQP from the coding sequence GTGCCGCGCCTACTGCTCATCGAGGACGACCTGACGATCCGTACCCCGCTGATCCGGGCCCTGCGCGAACGCGGCCACGCGGTGGCCGCGGCCTCGACCGCGATGGCCGGGCTCCGCGACGCGCTGGACGACCGACCCGACCTCGTCGTGCTCGACCTGGGCCTGCCCGACCTGGACGGCCGCGAGCTGCTGAGGATGCTGCGCGCGGTCAGCGCGGTGCCGGTCATCGTGGCCACCGCGCGCGACGACGAGACCGAGATCGTCCGGGTACTCGACGCGGGCGCCGACGACTACGTGGTCAAGCCGTTCACCGCGGCCCAGCTCGACGCCCGCGTCCGGGCGGTGCTGCGGCGGGGCCCCTCCGGTGCCGACGGGCAGGACCTCACGCTCGTCGTCGGCGGGCTCCGCGTCGACCCCCGGGCCCGGCAGGTCACCCTCGACGGTGCCGCGGTCGAGTTGACGCCCCGCGAGTTCGATCTGCTGCACCACCTCGCCGGCCGACCCGGCCAGGTGGTCACCAAACGTGAGCTGCTCACGGAGGTGTGGCAGATCCCCTACGGCGGCGCCGACAAGACCGTCGACGTGCACCTGTCCTGGTTGCGTCGCAAGTTGGGGGAGAACGCCCAACAGCCCCGCTACCTGCACACCGTGCGGGGTGTCGGGGTGCGTCTCGAAGCCCCGGCGGCGCAGCCGTGA
- a CDS encoding SDR family NAD(P)-dependent oxidoreductase, whose protein sequence is MTITFITGANKGLGRETARRLIELGHTVLVGARDPELGAAAADRLGARFVQIDVTDDHSVAAAAAEVEKREGRIDVLINNAGIHGPFGDPSELTSGDLLAVFDVNLLGVVRTTTAFLPLLRRSPDPVIINVSSAMGSLAATHDRSRAESGVIAPVYTSSKAALTMLTTQYAKAMTDIRINAADPGYTATDLNGNSGPQTVTEGTDAIVALATEGPGHGSGRFVDRHGEIAWS, encoded by the coding sequence ATGACGATCACCTTTATCACCGGAGCCAACAAGGGGCTCGGTCGCGAGACCGCCCGCCGCCTCATCGAGCTGGGCCACACCGTTCTCGTCGGCGCTCGCGACCCCGAGCTGGGCGCTGCGGCGGCGGACAGGCTCGGAGCCCGTTTCGTGCAGATCGATGTCACCGACGACCACTCGGTCGCCGCCGCGGCCGCCGAGGTCGAGAAGCGCGAGGGCCGCATCGACGTGCTGATCAACAACGCGGGCATCCACGGCCCGTTCGGTGACCCGAGCGAATTGACCAGCGGCGACCTGCTCGCTGTCTTCGATGTCAACCTCCTCGGCGTGGTGCGGACGACAACCGCGTTCCTGCCGCTGCTGCGCCGTTCACCCGACCCAGTGATCATCAATGTGAGCAGTGCGATGGGCTCACTGGCGGCCACCCATGACCGTTCACGAGCCGAATCGGGTGTCATCGCCCCCGTCTACACGTCCTCCAAGGCGGCGCTCACCATGCTGACCACCCAGTACGCCAAGGCGATGACGGACATCCGGATCAACGCCGCCGACCCCGGATACACCGCCACTGACCTCAATGGAAACAGCGGTCCGCAGACCGTCACCGAGGGCACCGACGCCATCGTCGCCCTCGCGACGGAAGGCCCGGGACACGGCTCGGGCCGCTTCGTCGACCGCCACGGCGAGATCGCGTGGTCCTAG
- a CDS encoding helix-turn-helix transcriptional regulator has protein sequence MTQAAGLGATIRAWRDRLSPASTGLPAGHGRRAAGLRREELAELAGVSVDYIVRLEQGRATTPSAQVTSALARALQLTSAERDHLFRLANLAPPTDDQISDHIPPGVQRVVGRLGDAAVAVFAADWQVIWWNPSWAALLGDPSASPPVRRNFARDTFPVNSDGPGMSRWPVISLDAAATSAAVVSDLRRATGRFPRDRRLAKLVRDLAEGNEQFANLWAAGTVTAHREDRKIVEHPAVGTVRVDCDVLTDGDAELKIVILTAAPGTDDETKIRLATVAGVHQPAGSADLDDRARHPGRR, from the coding sequence ATGACGCAGGCTGCGGGACTGGGGGCGACGATCCGTGCCTGGCGCGACCGCCTGTCGCCGGCCTCGACCGGGCTGCCCGCCGGCCATGGGCGCCGAGCCGCCGGGCTGCGACGGGAGGAGTTGGCCGAGCTCGCCGGGGTGTCGGTCGACTACATCGTGCGCCTGGAACAGGGGCGGGCGACCACCCCGTCGGCGCAGGTGACCTCCGCGCTCGCTCGTGCCCTACAGCTGACGTCCGCCGAGCGCGACCATCTCTTCCGGCTGGCCAACCTTGCCCCACCGACGGACGACCAGATTTCTGACCACATTCCTCCGGGCGTGCAGCGGGTGGTGGGCCGCCTCGGTGACGCTGCCGTCGCCGTGTTCGCCGCGGACTGGCAGGTGATCTGGTGGAACCCGAGTTGGGCGGCGCTGCTGGGCGACCCGTCGGCGTCCCCGCCGGTTCGTCGCAACTTCGCCCGCGACACCTTCCCGGTGAACTCCGACGGACCGGGGATGTCACGCTGGCCCGTGATCTCACTGGACGCCGCTGCCACGAGCGCCGCCGTCGTTTCCGACCTGCGGCGGGCCACCGGCCGGTTTCCCCGTGATCGACGCCTGGCGAAGCTCGTCCGTGATCTCGCCGAGGGCAACGAGCAGTTCGCCAACCTGTGGGCGGCCGGGACGGTCACCGCTCACCGGGAAGACCGCAAGATCGTCGAACACCCGGCGGTCGGTACTGTCCGGGTCGACTGCGATGTCCTGACCGACGGCGACGCCGAACTGAAGATCGTGATCCTCACCGCGGCCCCGGGCACCGATGACGAGACCAAGATCCGCCTCGCCACGGTGGCAGGCGTCCACCAACCGGCGGGTTCTGCGGACCTCGACGACAGGGCCCGCCACCCGGGCAGGCGTTAA
- a CDS encoding septum formation initiator, whose product MGRRSILVATGWVATAAIATLIGLGAIRLVGESLTGTPGGVRSEAEIERALASPEPVPAGTTDTASAGPGTTGPAPSASSGARRGFATDGGTAVAECGVGGVRLVSWAPAQGYRVRDVDRGPDDDVEVTFQGAAREYELKVRCIGSEPVAVADD is encoded by the coding sequence ATGGGCCGTCGTTCGATCCTCGTCGCCACCGGATGGGTGGCCACCGCCGCCATCGCGACCCTGATCGGGCTGGGCGCGATCCGGTTGGTGGGCGAGAGCCTCACCGGCACGCCGGGTGGGGTGCGCAGCGAGGCCGAGATCGAGCGGGCGCTCGCCTCACCGGAGCCGGTGCCCGCCGGCACCACAGACACCGCATCGGCCGGGCCGGGCACGACGGGGCCCGCGCCGAGCGCCAGCTCCGGGGCCCGCCGGGGGTTCGCCACCGACGGCGGCACGGCCGTCGCCGAGTGCGGCGTTGGCGGCGTACGCCTCGTCTCCTGGGCGCCCGCGCAGGGTTACCGGGTCCGCGACGTGGACCGAGGCCCGGACGACGACGTCGAGGTCACGTTCCAGGGTGCGGCCCGGGAGTACGAGTTGAAGGTGCGCTGCATCGGCTCGGAGCCGGTGGCCGTCGCCGACGACTGA
- a CDS encoding MarR family winged helix-turn-helix transcriptional regulator, protein MTEQKQDRVDAYRLLMADVYELAGESRRSSEELAREAGQTAARWHVMSVLSDGARTVASAARRLGLARQSVQRVVDDLARAGMVELHDNPDHRRAPLVTLTTEGLGTLTGLLERSDADRRDAVERAGLSLSDLENARATLRRLVDALQSR, encoded by the coding sequence ATGACCGAACAGAAGCAGGACCGGGTCGACGCGTATCGGCTGCTGATGGCAGACGTGTACGAACTGGCAGGCGAGTCTCGGCGCTCAAGCGAGGAGCTGGCCCGAGAAGCCGGACAAACTGCCGCCCGATGGCACGTGATGAGCGTGCTCTCCGACGGCGCCCGCACCGTCGCGAGCGCGGCGCGCAGACTCGGCCTCGCTCGACAGAGTGTGCAGCGAGTGGTCGACGACCTGGCCCGAGCCGGGATGGTGGAGTTGCACGACAACCCCGATCACCGCCGTGCGCCACTGGTGACACTCACGACAGAAGGGCTGGGCACGCTCACCGGCCTCCTGGAACGCTCGGACGCCGACCGCCGGGACGCCGTCGAGCGAGCGGGTCTCAGCCTCAGCGATCTCGAGAATGCGCGCGCGACGCTCCGAAGGTTGGTGGACGCTCTGCAGAGCCGCTGA
- a CDS encoding PadR family transcriptional regulator, translating to MAEAPLREPTFLVLTALAEAPMHGYAVIEDVLRISDGRVRLRAGTLYAVLDRLRADGLIEVEREEVVQSRLRRYYRLTALGARRLTEEASRLRHNADAARVRLRRSGLLTDGGAA from the coding sequence ATGGCTGAGGCTCCACTTCGGGAACCGACGTTCCTGGTGCTCACCGCGCTGGCGGAGGCGCCTATGCACGGGTACGCCGTCATCGAGGACGTGCTGCGCATCTCCGACGGCCGGGTACGCCTGCGCGCCGGCACCCTCTACGCCGTCCTCGATCGACTCCGCGCCGACGGTCTCATTGAGGTCGAGCGCGAAGAGGTGGTCCAGTCCCGACTGCGCCGCTATTACCGCCTCACCGCCCTGGGCGCGCGGCGGCTCACCGAAGAGGCGTCCCGCCTCCGACACAACGCGGACGCCGCCCGGGTGCGGCTGCGCCGCAGCGGCCTGCTGACCGACGGGGGTGCGGCGTGA